The following are encoded in a window of Neomicrococcus lactis genomic DNA:
- the paaA gene encoding 1,2-phenylacetyl-CoA epoxidase subunit PaaA, with the protein MAAHHESGADLSAVLSPEDLAGQANFDRIISEDSRIEPRDWMPAAYRKSLTRQVSQHAHSEIIGMQPEANWITRAPSLKRKAILMAKVQDEAGHGLYLYSAAETLGTRRDELNNQLLEGRAKYSSIFNYPARTWADMGAIGWLVDGAAIANQVPLCRASYGPYGRAMVRICKEESFHQRQGWEILYELSNGTPEQKKMAQDAVNRMYAPALQMFGPPDSDSPHSQQSMKWNVKRFSNDELRQRFVDMIVVQAEALGLTLPDPDLKWNEERGHYDYGQLDWEEFSSVIAGNGPCNTQRMQRRRTAHEEGAWVREAAAAYAAKTAAAAAATELIGA; encoded by the coding sequence ATGGCTGCACACCACGAATCAGGCGCTGACCTCAGCGCTGTCCTTTCCCCGGAAGATCTTGCCGGGCAAGCGAACTTTGATCGCATCATCAGCGAGGACTCACGCATTGAGCCACGCGACTGGATGCCCGCCGCGTACCGCAAGTCGCTCACGCGTCAGGTATCGCAGCACGCACACTCCGAAATCATCGGCATGCAACCAGAGGCCAACTGGATCACTCGAGCACCGTCGCTCAAGCGCAAGGCCATCTTGATGGCCAAGGTTCAGGACGAAGCCGGCCACGGTCTCTACCTCTACTCGGCAGCCGAAACTCTCGGCACCCGCCGCGACGAGCTCAACAACCAGCTCCTCGAAGGCCGCGCGAAGTACTCCTCGATCTTCAACTACCCTGCACGCACGTGGGCTGACATGGGCGCCATCGGCTGGCTCGTGGATGGCGCTGCCATCGCCAACCAGGTCCCACTTTGCCGCGCTTCGTACGGCCCTTACGGCCGCGCGATGGTTCGCATTTGTAAGGAAGAGTCCTTCCACCAGCGTCAGGGCTGGGAGATCTTGTACGAACTCTCCAACGGCACGCCGGAGCAGAAGAAGATGGCGCAAGACGCTGTCAACCGCATGTACGCCCCGGCACTTCAGATGTTCGGCCCACCGGACTCTGACTCCCCTCACTCCCAGCAGTCCATGAAGTGGAACGTCAAGCGTTTCTCCAACGATGAGCTGCGTCAGCGCTTCGTGGACATGATCGTGGTGCAGGCTGAGGCCCTGGGTCTCACCCTTCCCGATCCTGACTTGAAGTGGAACGAAGAACGCGGTCACTACGACTACGGCCAGCTGGACTGGGAGGAATTCTCTTCTGTCATCGCTGGAAATGGCCCTTGCAATACCCAACGTATGCAGCGCCGTCGTACTGCCCATGAAGAAGGCGCCTGGGTCCGCGAAGCTGCGGCCGCCTACGCCGCCAAGACTGCAGCCGCCGCTGCTGCAACTGAATTGATCGGAGCTTAA
- the paaB gene encoding 1,2-phenylacetyl-CoA epoxidase subunit PaaB, with product MTESLSSAEWPLWEVFVRSSRGLSHVHAGSLHAPDATMALRNARDLYTRRNEGTSLWVVPSDAIAASDPDSKGGFFESAQGKSYRHAVYYTKSEGVKHL from the coding sequence ATGACTGAATCACTATCTTCTGCCGAGTGGCCCCTCTGGGAAGTTTTCGTGCGGTCCTCGCGCGGCCTGTCCCACGTGCACGCAGGATCTTTGCACGCACCGGACGCCACCATGGCGTTGCGCAATGCGCGCGATCTGTACACGCGCCGCAACGAAGGCACCTCCTTGTGGGTTGTTCCTTCGGACGCCATCGCAGCCTCTGATCCAGATTCCAAGGGCGGCTTCTTCGAGTCGGCCCAGGGCAAAAGCTACCGCCACGCGGTGTACTACACCAAGAGTGAAGGAGTGAAGCACCTATGA
- the paaC gene encoding 1,2-phenylacetyl-CoA epoxidase subunit PaaC, with protein MSFASHDSATKQSAGVAITAEEIGESGAVASEDVANYALYLGDDALMLAQRLGWWISRGPELEEDIALGNIALDLLGHARFFLTYAGTAWGKSEDDLAYFRDEEEFRSVRLVEQENGDYGQTIARQFLFSFYQRELYSRLVNSKDATLAAIADKALKEVQYHQDHAYQWVLRFGMGTEESMRRIKEGLYYMWPYVEELFNDDELTVRLAEQGIAVLPSSMRESYMETITRLLGEADLEVPTVPFARGGDRSGEYSEQRGHILTEMQVLARRHPGAKW; from the coding sequence ATGAGTTTTGCTTCCCACGATTCCGCTACCAAGCAGTCCGCTGGCGTGGCGATTACCGCTGAAGAAATTGGCGAATCCGGCGCCGTCGCATCTGAAGATGTGGCTAACTACGCACTGTATTTGGGCGACGATGCCCTGATGCTTGCGCAGCGTTTGGGCTGGTGGATTTCTCGCGGCCCTGAGCTCGAAGAAGACATCGCTCTCGGCAACATCGCACTGGATCTCTTGGGCCACGCCCGCTTCTTCCTCACCTACGCTGGCACGGCATGGGGTAAGTCCGAGGACGACCTCGCATACTTCCGCGACGAAGAAGAGTTCCGCTCCGTGCGTCTCGTGGAACAGGAAAACGGCGACTACGGACAGACCATTGCGCGCCAGTTCTTGTTCTCCTTCTACCAGCGTGAGCTTTACTCGCGCTTGGTGAACTCGAAGGATGCCACGCTCGCCGCAATTGCCGACAAGGCACTCAAGGAAGTCCAGTACCACCAGGACCACGCGTACCAGTGGGTGCTTCGTTTTGGCATGGGCACGGAAGAGTCCATGCGCCGCATCAAGGAAGGCCTCTACTACATGTGGCCTTACGTTGAGGAACTCTTTAACGATGACGAGCTCACGGTGCGTCTCGCCGAACAGGGCATCGCCGTTTTGCCATCCAGCATGCGCGAGTCCTACATGGAGACCATCACGCGTCTCTTGGGCGAAGCCGACCTCGAAGTTCCTACCGTGCCGTTTGCTCGCGGCGGGGATCGCTCCGGCGAATACTCGGAGCAGCGCGGTCACATCTTGACGGAAATGCAGGTACTTGCGCGCCGCCACCCTGGGGCGAAGTGGTAA
- the paaD gene encoding 1,2-phenylacetyl-CoA epoxidase subunit PaaD, producing MNTPAVDPTSEPAGDPQGSLALRPTDPAHRAVWDIASHVPDPEVPVLTIEDLGILRGASAEGDTARVVITPTYSGCPAMGTISADVTAALKAAGYQDVQIDLVLQPAWTTDWMTESGKQKLEEYGIAPPTGHSAVSRVGVGLSVKCPRCHSRNTKEMTRFGSTACKALYQCLDCLEPFDYFKVH from the coding sequence ATGAATACCCCGGCTGTTGATCCCACTTCGGAGCCTGCCGGCGATCCTCAGGGATCGTTGGCGCTCCGTCCCACGGACCCGGCTCACCGGGCCGTGTGGGACATCGCTTCTCATGTTCCCGATCCGGAAGTTCCCGTCCTCACGATTGAGGATTTGGGGATTTTGCGCGGGGCATCTGCAGAGGGTGACACCGCTCGAGTGGTCATTACGCCGACCTACTCCGGTTGCCCTGCCATGGGAACCATTTCGGCTGACGTCACGGCAGCGCTCAAGGCGGCCGGATACCAGGATGTTCAGATTGATTTGGTGCTCCAGCCAGCCTGGACCACGGACTGGATGACGGAATCTGGAAAGCAGAAGCTCGAAGAGTACGGCATCGCCCCACCCACCGGACACAGTGCTGTTTCCCGCGTGGGCGTTGGCCTTTCGGTGAAGTGCCCTCGTTGTCACTCCCGCAACACAAAAGAAATGACTCGCTTCGGTTCCACCGCGTGCAAGGCGCTTTACCAGTGCCTGGACTGCCTCGAACCGTTTGATTACTTCAAGGTGCACTAA
- the paaE gene encoding 1,2-phenylacetyl-CoA epoxidase subunit PaaE, translated as MTETTTATASTSKRRASFNTLTVSEVRKLTTDAIEVTFAIPEELADDYDYAPGQYVALRTELNGHEVRRSYSICAEPVRGQIKVAIKRDVGGLFSNWANDNLAAGATLDVMNPQGAFTSRSHITSLNDAEKLAAEEVEKKQNIHLVAFAAGSGITPIMAIARAVLKASPVSSFDLVYANRSAMDVMFVEELGDLKDKYPSRLAVHHVLSREQRVSPIMSGRIDQEKLDQILDEVIQVNKTDEWFLCGPFELVQMCRDTLAARGIPEDSIRFELFTTGRPENPEGQQGRVVEVDPAGENFEIEFTLDGLSASVKSPKNARETVLNAALRVRPDVPFACAGGVCGTCRAKVVSGDFVMEENYALEKEEVDAGYVLTCQTRAASDNLVVNFDA; from the coding sequence ATGACTGAAACCACCACGGCTACTGCTTCTACGTCGAAGCGCCGCGCCTCTTTCAACACGCTCACGGTCTCCGAAGTGCGCAAGCTGACCACGGACGCCATTGAGGTCACGTTCGCGATCCCCGAAGAACTCGCAGATGACTACGATTACGCGCCAGGCCAGTACGTTGCTCTCCGCACCGAACTGAACGGCCACGAAGTGCGCCGCTCTTACTCGATCTGTGCGGAGCCTGTTCGCGGTCAGATCAAGGTGGCTATCAAGCGCGACGTCGGCGGCCTGTTCTCCAACTGGGCCAATGACAACCTCGCAGCCGGTGCCACCCTCGACGTCATGAACCCGCAGGGCGCGTTCACCTCCCGCTCCCACATCACTTCTCTCAACGACGCTGAGAAGCTTGCGGCTGAAGAGGTGGAGAAGAAGCAGAACATTCACTTGGTGGCATTCGCTGCTGGTTCCGGCATCACGCCAATCATGGCGATCGCCCGGGCAGTCCTAAAGGCCTCCCCCGTGTCCTCCTTCGACTTGGTGTACGCCAACCGTTCCGCAATGGACGTGATGTTCGTTGAAGAACTCGGCGACCTCAAGGACAAGTACCCGTCCCGCCTCGCAGTGCACCACGTGCTCTCTCGCGAACAGCGCGTCTCCCCCATCATGTCCGGCCGCATTGACCAGGAAAAGCTGGATCAGATCCTCGATGAGGTCATCCAGGTCAACAAGACGGACGAATGGTTCTTGTGTGGTCCGTTCGAGCTCGTGCAGATGTGCCGCGATACCCTCGCAGCCCGCGGCATTCCCGAGGACAGCATCCGCTTTGAGCTCTTCACCACCGGCCGGCCGGAAAACCCAGAAGGCCAGCAGGGCCGCGTAGTTGAGGTGGATCCAGCGGGAGAGAACTTCGAAATTGAGTTCACCCTCGATGGCCTCTCCGCGAGCGTGAAGTCGCCAAAGAATGCCCGCGAGACCGTCCTCAACGCCGCATTGCGCGTCCGCCCGGATGTGCCATTCGCATGTGCTGGCGGCGTCTGCGGAACGTGCCGCGCAAAGGTGGTTTCCGGCGACTTCGTGATGGAAGAGAACTACGCGCTCGAGAAGGAAGAGGTCGATGCCGGCTACGTCTTGACGTGCCAGACTCGCGCAGCCTCTGACAATCTCGTCGTGAATTTCGACGCCTAA
- a CDS encoding enoyl-CoA hydratase/isomerase family protein, producing MIDLKITGAVAEVVLNAPQKMNALDESALQELHSAYDDAAQAGVRALVLRGEGRGFCAGRDISNVIPATDDAYDYLANKVTPLLKKMAAFPAPTFAAVQGACLGVGLGLAIATDVVYVGEKAKIGSPFANLGATLDSGGHALFTERLGAHRTLDLIYTAELMSGADAVRAGLFSRAIPDEELLEFTLAKAHAVSEGATKAFLASRQLVAEIRDQRLGLWESMENENRVQGELCSSSDYSEGFAAFQEKRKPNFSGN from the coding sequence ATGATCGATCTCAAGATCACCGGCGCCGTTGCCGAAGTGGTGCTGAATGCCCCGCAGAAGATGAACGCGCTGGACGAGTCCGCATTGCAGGAACTACATTCCGCGTACGACGACGCCGCTCAAGCAGGCGTGCGGGCTTTGGTGCTGCGCGGCGAGGGCCGGGGATTTTGCGCAGGTCGCGATATTTCCAACGTCATTCCCGCGACGGACGATGCATACGACTACCTCGCCAACAAGGTCACTCCCCTGTTGAAGAAGATGGCTGCGTTCCCAGCGCCGACTTTCGCAGCAGTTCAGGGCGCCTGCTTGGGCGTGGGACTGGGCCTGGCTATCGCCACGGACGTCGTGTACGTCGGCGAAAAAGCGAAAATCGGTTCTCCTTTTGCGAACCTCGGCGCCACGCTGGATTCCGGTGGACATGCATTGTTCACCGAACGCTTGGGAGCTCACCGCACGCTGGACTTGATCTACACCGCTGAGCTCATGAGCGGCGCCGACGCTGTCCGTGCCGGCCTTTTCAGCCGGGCGATTCCAGATGAAGAGCTGCTCGAATTCACCCTTGCGAAGGCACATGCCGTTTCCGAAGGTGCCACGAAAGCGTTCCTTGCCTCGCGTCAGCTCGTCGCTGAGATTCGCGATCAGCGCTTGGGGCTGTGGGAATCCATGGAGAACGAGAACCGCGTTCAAGGTGAATTGTGCAGTTCGAGCGACTACTCGGAGGGCTTTGCCGCCTTCCAAGAAAAGCGAAAGCCGAACTTTTCAGGGAACTGA
- a CDS encoding MFS transporter produces MTTHYPTAPAEPARRVTREERRVLAGTLVGTTIEWYDFFIYAQAAAFVLTPLFFAPIASQNPGLAQVFSWASLGISFLFRPLGAIIAGHLGDKFGRKMVLVLTLFGMGAATVLIGLLPTYAQIGVGAPILLVLLRILQGFSAGGEWGGAALMAVEHAPRNKRGLFGSYPQIGVPIGMILATLFMFAVTNLTTKEQFLAWGWRIPFLSSVVLILVGYWIRKAVEESPVFKEMQLRKKESSAPLSQLFKGNTKEVVLAALIFAANNAAGYLVIAFFASYGVKTLHMQQSTTLVASLVGGFGWLVFTMLGGWISDKIGRVRTFQIGYAIIILWAIPMWFLLDTASLPLFTLAILILTMGLGPSYGPQSALYAEMFPARIRYSGVSIGYALGSIIGGAFAPMIAEMLLGGTGKSWTIGVYIAALALVSFIAVSMVPKSLQESDLHVEEVHEEFLAAHPEVEIPATVAEKLNHK; encoded by the coding sequence ATGACTACTCACTACCCCACCGCTCCCGCGGAGCCAGCTCGTCGCGTGACGCGCGAAGAGCGTCGCGTTCTCGCCGGCACCCTCGTGGGCACGACCATCGAATGGTACGACTTCTTCATCTACGCACAGGCAGCAGCGTTCGTCTTGACGCCACTGTTTTTCGCCCCTATCGCTTCTCAGAACCCCGGACTTGCTCAAGTGTTCTCCTGGGCATCGCTGGGTATTAGCTTCCTCTTCCGTCCACTCGGCGCCATCATCGCAGGCCACCTTGGCGACAAGTTTGGCCGCAAGATGGTTCTCGTTTTGACGCTGTTCGGCATGGGCGCGGCGACGGTCCTCATTGGCCTCTTGCCGACCTACGCCCAAATCGGCGTTGGTGCACCGATCCTCTTGGTGCTCTTGCGCATCCTCCAGGGCTTCTCCGCCGGCGGTGAATGGGGCGGCGCTGCCCTCATGGCCGTGGAGCACGCACCTCGCAACAAGCGCGGCCTCTTCGGTTCCTACCCTCAGATTGGCGTGCCGATCGGCATGATCTTGGCGACGCTCTTCATGTTCGCCGTAACCAACCTGACCACCAAGGAACAGTTCTTGGCTTGGGGATGGCGTATTCCATTCCTCTCATCCGTCGTCTTGATCCTGGTGGGCTACTGGATCCGCAAGGCCGTTGAAGAGTCCCCAGTCTTCAAGGAAATGCAACTTCGCAAGAAGGAGTCTTCCGCTCCTTTGAGCCAGCTCTTCAAGGGCAACACCAAGGAAGTTGTTCTTGCCGCTCTGATCTTCGCCGCCAACAACGCCGCTGGCTACTTGGTGATTGCATTCTTCGCGTCCTATGGCGTGAAGACCCTGCACATGCAGCAGTCCACGACTCTCGTCGCATCCCTCGTCGGCGGCTTCGGCTGGCTGGTCTTCACCATGCTGGGTGGCTGGATATCGGACAAGATTGGTCGCGTCCGCACCTTCCAGATTGGCTACGCGATCATCATCCTTTGGGCCATCCCTATGTGGTTCCTGCTTGATACCGCATCCTTGCCGCTGTTCACGCTCGCAATCTTGATCCTGACGATGGGCCTTGGCCCGTCCTACGGCCCACAGTCCGCTCTGTACGCAGAAATGTTCCCGGCACGCATCCGCTACTCCGGCGTTTCGATCGGCTACGCACTCGGCTCCATCATCGGTGGCGCATTTGCTCCAATGATCGCCGAAATGTTGCTCGGCGGCACCGGAAAGTCGTGGACCATCGGCGTCTACATCGCAGCCCTTGCTCTGGTCTCCTTCATCGCCGTCTCCATGGTTCCGAAGTCCCTCCAGGAATCGGATCTACACGTGGAAGAAGTGCACGAAGAGTTCTTGGCAGCTCACCCTGAGGTTGAAATTCCAGCCACCGTGGCTGAGAAGCTCAACCACAAGTAG
- a CDS encoding thiolase family protein: MTQPQAFLVGGNRTPVGRYGGALSSVRPDDLAALVVKHVVTSAGIDPADVDEVILGNANGAGEENRNVARMAWLLAGFPDTVPGITVNRLCASGMSAITMASHMIKSGAADIVVAGGVESMSRAPWVMEKPSTPFAKPGQVFDTSIGWRFTNPVFAAQDKMTFSMPETAEEVARVDNITREEADAFAVASHEKSLAAIAAGRLAEEILPVTVTGRKGAQTVVDTDEGPREGTTLEVLSKLRPVVAGGSVVTAGNSSTLNDGASAVLVVSERAAEKYGLNVRARIVDGTAAGLAPEIMGLGPVPATEKLMERTGWNVGSLEAVEINEAFATQSIASIRRLNLDPSIVNNDGGAISLGHPLGSSGSRLVVTLMRRMEREGAQRGLATMCIGVGQGAAIAIEAV; encoded by the coding sequence ATGACTCAGCCCCAAGCATTCCTTGTCGGCGGAAATCGCACACCTGTAGGACGCTACGGCGGAGCACTCTCCAGCGTTCGTCCCGATGACTTAGCAGCACTTGTGGTCAAGCACGTCGTGACCTCCGCAGGCATTGACCCCGCCGATGTTGACGAGGTCATTTTGGGCAACGCCAACGGCGCCGGCGAAGAGAACCGCAACGTGGCCCGCATGGCTTGGTTGTTGGCAGGTTTCCCTGACACGGTTCCAGGCATCACAGTCAACCGTTTGTGCGCTTCCGGAATGAGCGCCATCACCATGGCTTCCCACATGATCAAGTCCGGCGCTGCTGACATCGTTGTGGCTGGCGGCGTCGAGTCCATGTCCCGCGCTCCGTGGGTCATGGAAAAGCCCAGCACGCCATTCGCAAAGCCCGGCCAGGTCTTCGACACCTCCATTGGTTGGCGCTTCACGAACCCCGTCTTCGCCGCACAGGACAAGATGACCTTCTCGATGCCAGAAACGGCCGAGGAAGTTGCTCGCGTCGACAACATCACCCGCGAAGAAGCAGATGCGTTCGCCGTCGCTTCCCACGAGAAGTCCCTCGCCGCGATTGCCGCCGGCCGCTTGGCCGAAGAAATCCTTCCCGTCACCGTGACCGGGCGCAAGGGCGCGCAGACGGTGGTGGACACGGACGAAGGACCACGCGAAGGCACCACTCTTGAAGTCCTCAGCAAACTGCGCCCTGTAGTTGCTGGCGGTTCCGTGGTGACTGCCGGAAACTCGTCCACGTTGAATGACGGCGCCTCCGCGGTCCTCGTGGTCTCCGAACGTGCCGCTGAGAAGTACGGATTGAACGTCCGCGCTCGCATCGTCGATGGCACGGCCGCCGGCCTCGCTCCAGAGATCATGGGTCTTGGACCTGTTCCTGCCACCGAGAAGCTCATGGAGCGCACCGGTTGGAATGTCGGCTCGCTTGAAGCAGTAGAGATCAACGAAGCCTTTGCCACGCAGTCGATTGCGTCGATCCGCCGCCTCAACCTTGATCCGTCGATCGTCAATAACGACGGCGGAGCCATCTCCTTGGGACACCCGCTGGGATCCTCAGGTTCTCGATTGGTAGTGACCCTCATGCGCCGCATGGAGCGCGAAGGCGCGCAGCGCGGCCTCGCCACGATGTGCATTGGCGTGGGCCAGGGTGCCGCGATCGCGATCGAGGCGGTCTAA
- a CDS encoding enoyl-CoA hydratase/isomerase family protein yields MLVDSYSHAFEALAIEEREDRVHVSLNRPVVRNAIDATMVAELHAVCAYLERTPKILIISGTPADEATGRKGIFASGADIGQLRERRREDALAGINSQIFDRIHKLPMPVIAAIDGFALGGGAELAYAADFRIATESVKLGQPETNLGIIAAAGALWRLKELVGEPVALELVLAGRILDAQEALELKLVTEIHPAADLVNAAHALADRIGAQDPLAVRITKRVFHMPREAHPHVDELAQAILFESQAKFDRMQAFLDKNAAKKAAKEQQ; encoded by the coding sequence ATGCTGGTTGATTCCTACTCTCACGCATTCGAGGCCCTCGCAATCGAAGAGCGCGAAGATCGCGTCCACGTCTCGCTGAACCGGCCCGTAGTCCGCAACGCGATCGACGCCACCATGGTGGCCGAACTCCACGCCGTATGTGCCTACCTTGAGCGCACACCGAAGATCCTCATCATTTCGGGAACGCCGGCCGACGAAGCCACCGGGCGCAAGGGAATCTTCGCGTCCGGCGCGGACATTGGACAGCTGCGCGAGCGCCGCCGTGAAGACGCCCTCGCCGGCATCAACTCGCAGATCTTTGACCGCATCCACAAGCTCCCGATGCCCGTCATCGCGGCTATCGACGGCTTTGCACTTGGCGGAGGTGCCGAACTCGCGTACGCCGCGGACTTCCGCATCGCCACCGAGAGCGTCAAGCTCGGCCAGCCGGAAACCAACCTCGGCATCATCGCCGCGGCTGGCGCGCTGTGGCGCCTCAAGGAACTCGTGGGTGAACCCGTTGCCCTCGAGCTCGTTCTCGCAGGCCGAATCCTCGACGCTCAAGAAGCCCTCGAGCTCAAGCTCGTGACCGAGATCCACCCAGCGGCAGACCTCGTCAACGCCGCGCATGCACTCGCTGATCGCATCGGAGCACAGGATCCGCTCGCAGTCCGCATCACGAAGCGCGTCTTCCACATGCCACGCGAAGCACACCCCCATGTGGACGAACTCGCTCAAGCGATCCTCTTCGAGTCGCAAGCGAAGTTTGACCGCATGCAAGCATTTTTGGACAAGAACGCCGCTAAGAAAGCGGCTAAGGAGCAACAGTGA
- a CDS encoding 3-hydroxyacyl-CoA dehydrogenase family protein → MNTSEPVVPAHVGVLGGGRMGGGIAHAFLTKGASVVVVERDEPSASAARERIQKDIRASLERGKIEGTFEDWDAKLAVTTSYQDFGPCELVVEAVPEIWDLKVESLQAVEKQLSETAWLATNTSSLSVDGLAEQLQRPDRFVGLHFFNPVPASKLVEVVISKDTGEELRGLSVAWVKALGKTPVVVNDAPGFASSRLGVAIALEAIRMVEEGVASPADIDAAMVLGYKFPVGPLELTDIVGLDVRLGIAEYLESTLGERFAPPQLMRDMVARGELGRKSGKGFYSY, encoded by the coding sequence GTGAACACTTCGGAACCAGTAGTTCCAGCACACGTTGGCGTCTTGGGCGGCGGCCGCATGGGCGGTGGCATCGCGCACGCGTTCCTCACGAAGGGCGCTAGCGTCGTCGTAGTGGAGCGGGACGAGCCCTCTGCAAGCGCCGCGCGCGAACGCATCCAGAAGGATATTCGCGCCTCTCTCGAGCGAGGCAAGATTGAGGGCACGTTTGAAGATTGGGATGCCAAGCTTGCAGTCACCACGTCCTACCAGGACTTCGGCCCGTGCGAGCTCGTGGTTGAGGCCGTTCCTGAAATCTGGGATTTGAAGGTCGAATCACTACAGGCCGTGGAGAAGCAATTGAGCGAGACCGCATGGCTGGCCACGAACACGTCGTCGCTGTCCGTCGATGGCCTGGCCGAGCAGTTGCAGCGCCCCGATCGCTTCGTGGGCCTGCACTTCTTCAACCCGGTTCCAGCCTCGAAGCTCGTGGAAGTTGTCATCTCCAAGGACACGGGCGAGGAGCTGCGCGGACTGAGCGTTGCGTGGGTCAAGGCTCTCGGCAAGACGCCGGTGGTCGTCAACGATGCGCCTGGTTTCGCGTCCTCACGCTTGGGCGTAGCGATTGCGCTTGAGGCCATCCGCATGGTCGAAGAAGGCGTGGCCTCCCCCGCCGACATCGACGCCGCGATGGTTCTGGGCTACAAATTCCCCGTGGGACCGCTCGAGCTTACGGACATCGTGGGCTTGGACGTGCGCCTCGGCATCGCCGAATACCTCGAATCCACGCTCGGCGAACGCTTCGCTCCCCCGCAGCTCATGCGAGACATGGTGGCGCGCGGCGAGTTGGGCCGCAAATCCGGCAAGGGCTTCTATAGCTACTAA
- a CDS encoding hotdog fold thioesterase has product MNQRNDDDAARLTPELWRIHLGELDEKMGVKILEESVERVVATMPVAGNRQSFGLLHGGAMVALGEAVGSWAAVIHASTMGKVAVGMDISATHHKSSTDGMVKATATPISLGRTVTCHEVIIEHENGIRLCTVRITNFIKDRK; this is encoded by the coding sequence ATGAATCAAAGAAATGACGACGACGCAGCTCGCCTCACGCCCGAACTCTGGCGGATACATTTGGGCGAGTTGGATGAAAAGATGGGCGTCAAGATTCTTGAAGAGTCCGTGGAACGCGTGGTGGCGACGATGCCCGTCGCGGGTAACCGCCAGTCCTTCGGCCTCTTGCACGGCGGCGCCATGGTGGCGCTCGGCGAAGCCGTGGGTTCCTGGGCCGCGGTGATTCACGCGTCCACGATGGGCAAAGTCGCCGTCGGCATGGACATTAGCGCCACGCACCACAAGTCGTCGACGGATGGAATGGTAAAGGCCACCGCCACACCCATTTCACTGGGCAGGACGGTGACCTGTCACGAAGTCATCATTGAGCACGAAAACGGCATTCGTTTGTGCACCGTGCGCATTACCAACTTCATCAAAGACCGGAAGTAG